A window of the Comamonas sp. Y33R10-2 genome harbors these coding sequences:
- a CDS encoding SDR family oxidoreductase, whose amino-acid sequence MNSAPSYVAPHDLLKGKTVLVTAAAGAGIGFSAAKRAAEEGCKALVISDVHERRLAEAVEQIKKDTGLTQVFGKLCDVSKEEQVQALISEADSLMGGIDVLINNAGMGTSCKVVDMSDDEWAKVIDITLTGTFRMTRAALKVMQPRGKGVIVNNASVLGWRAQTEQAHYAAAKAGVMAFTRCSALEAAEFGIRINAVAPSIAIHAFLKKSASEELLAKLSEKEAFGRGAEPWEVANVMIFLASDYSSYMTGEVVSVSSQRA is encoded by the coding sequence ATGAATAGCGCTCCTTCTTACGTTGCTCCCCACGACTTGCTCAAGGGCAAGACTGTGCTCGTTACCGCTGCTGCCGGTGCTGGTATCGGTTTTTCTGCTGCAAAACGTGCAGCAGAGGAAGGCTGCAAAGCCTTGGTGATTTCTGACGTTCACGAGCGTCGCTTGGCTGAGGCGGTGGAGCAGATCAAGAAAGATACGGGCTTGACTCAGGTCTTCGGCAAGCTCTGCGACGTGAGCAAGGAAGAGCAGGTGCAGGCACTGATCTCCGAAGCCGATAGCCTCATGGGCGGCATCGACGTGCTGATCAATAACGCAGGCATGGGCACCAGTTGCAAGGTTGTCGACATGAGCGACGACGAGTGGGCCAAGGTCATCGACATCACGCTGACCGGCACATTCCGCATGACACGCGCAGCGCTCAAGGTGATGCAGCCACGCGGCAAGGGCGTGATCGTGAACAACGCATCGGTGCTGGGCTGGCGAGCTCAGACCGAGCAGGCGCATTACGCAGCGGCCAAGGCCGGTGTGATGGCGTTCACTCGCTGCTCGGCGCTGGAAGCGGCAGAGTTTGGTATCCGCATCAACGCGGTGGCTCCTTCCATTGCCATCCACGCTTTCCTCAAGAAATCGGCTTCTGAAGAGCTGCTGGCCAAGCTGTCTGAAAAAGAAGCTTTTGGCCGAGGTGCCGAGCCTTGGGAAGTGGCAAACGTCATGATTTTCTTGGCCAGCGACTACTCCTCGTACATGACGGGCGAAGTGGTGTCCGTCAGCTCGCAAAGGGCTTGA
- a CDS encoding SDR family oxidoreductase, with translation MGICNQRTVVITGAGGGLGRAYALAFAQEGANVVINDIRAEAAQAVADEVKAAGGQAIANTGDITTVAGVQSILDATLAAFGDVNVIVNNAGVLRDRMFLSLSEEDWDMVMRVHLRGHFCMAKVFGGYWRDQKKAGKDVDARIINTSSGAGLQGSIGQSNYAAAKAGIAGLTLVQAAELARYGITVNCLAPAARTSMTEGAMPDMVKKPESGFDVWDPMNVASIVVWLGSNLSKHVTGRCFESKGGELSVADGWFTGTINDKQGRWEPSELTAVVDQLIAQGKAPQKVYGT, from the coding sequence ATGGGTATTTGCAACCAGAGAACCGTCGTCATCACCGGTGCAGGCGGTGGCTTGGGCCGCGCTTATGCGCTGGCCTTCGCGCAAGAAGGTGCAAATGTGGTGATCAACGACATTCGCGCCGAAGCAGCTCAGGCTGTGGCCGATGAAGTCAAGGCCGCAGGCGGCCAGGCCATTGCCAACACCGGTGACATCACCACCGTGGCTGGCGTGCAGTCGATTCTGGATGCCACGCTGGCAGCCTTTGGCGATGTGAACGTCATCGTCAACAACGCCGGTGTGCTGCGTGACCGCATGTTCTTGTCCCTGTCCGAAGAAGACTGGGACATGGTGATGCGCGTGCACCTGCGTGGCCACTTCTGCATGGCCAAGGTGTTTGGCGGCTACTGGCGTGACCAGAAGAAGGCTGGCAAGGATGTGGATGCCCGCATCATCAACACCAGCTCCGGCGCGGGCCTGCAAGGCTCCATCGGCCAGAGCAACTACGCCGCTGCCAAGGCCGGTATCGCTGGCCTGACACTGGTGCAAGCGGCCGAGCTGGCCCGCTACGGCATCACCGTCAACTGCCTGGCACCGGCAGCGCGCACTTCCATGACTGAAGGCGCCATGCCCGATATGGTCAAGAAGCCTGAGTCTGGCTTTGACGTGTGGGACCCCATGAACGTGGCCTCCATCGTCGTGTGGCTGGGCAGCAACCTGTCCAAGCATGTGACGGGCCGTTGCTTTGAATCCAAGGGCGGCGAGCTGTCTGTGGCGGATGGCTGGTTCACCGGCACCATTAACGACAAGCAAGGTCGTTGGGAACCTTCCGAGCTGACTGCTGTGGTTGATCAGTTGATTGCGCAAGGTAAGGCCCCGCAAAAGGTCTACGGAACCTGA
- a CDS encoding MaoC family dehydratase yields MNAVAEKVVFGSAAAVLDSVGRQLGETEWVQITQERINQFADATGDHQWIHVDPEQAKSGPFGACVAHGYLTLSLANLFLPQLVVYENLKMGVNYGCEKVRFPSPVLVDSWVRGSGEVVGANPSGEDGVQVTVRITVQVKGQDKPGCVVETISRLFFIREN; encoded by the coding sequence ATGAACGCTGTTGCTGAAAAAGTGGTGTTTGGCTCTGCTGCTGCGGTGCTCGATTCGGTCGGCCGCCAGTTGGGCGAGACCGAGTGGGTGCAGATCACGCAAGAGCGTATCAACCAGTTTGCCGATGCCACGGGTGACCACCAGTGGATTCACGTAGACCCCGAGCAGGCCAAGAGCGGCCCGTTTGGTGCCTGCGTGGCGCACGGCTACCTGACGCTGTCTTTGGCCAACTTGTTTTTGCCCCAACTCGTGGTTTATGAAAACCTGAAGATGGGCGTGAACTATGGCTGCGAGAAGGTGCGCTTCCCGTCTCCCGTGCTGGTGGACTCTTGGGTGCGCGGTAGTGGTGAAGTCGTCGGTGCAAACCCTAGTGGTGAAGATGGCGTTCAAGTGACCGTGCGCATAACAGTGCAAGTTAAAGGTCAGGACAAACCCGGCTGCGTGGTCGAAACGATCAGCAGACTGTTTTTTATCCGGGAAAATTGA
- a CDS encoding acyl-CoA dehydrogenase family protein — protein MNMQESEINEAFRAEVREWMAQHLTGKFAPLKHASGLGAEGYDAQLAKEWEQELAKGGWTGLGWDVHYGGRNAPLSQQVIFHEEYVRSGGPGRIGHIGETLLAPTLMAFGTAEQKARFLPGILAGTDYWAQGYSEPGAGSDLAAIRTKANRDPATGEWVIHGQKVWTSWAHESEWVFVLARTEEASVPVASARHAGMVLLLVPIKQAGVEVRPIRQITGTSEFNEVFFDGARTDGALHLGPVGDGWKVAMYLLGCERGASTLGQQAHFRYELDLIIDLAKRNGTARDPLIRQRIAKADMGLQTLRAHALRSSSEDTPFRVASVSKYAWSNWHRDLGELAMDVLGEQGELELKEPTLAALQQLWLVSRADTIYAGTNEIQMNLMAERALGMPR, from the coding sequence ATGAACATGCAGGAATCAGAAATCAATGAAGCCTTTCGCGCTGAAGTGCGTGAATGGATGGCCCAGCACCTGACGGGCAAGTTCGCACCTCTCAAGCACGCCAGTGGTCTGGGTGCCGAGGGCTATGACGCACAGCTTGCCAAGGAGTGGGAGCAGGAGCTGGCCAAGGGCGGCTGGACGGGGCTGGGCTGGGACGTGCATTACGGCGGTCGCAATGCACCGTTGTCGCAGCAAGTCATCTTTCACGAAGAATATGTGCGCAGTGGCGGCCCCGGCCGTATCGGTCACATTGGCGAGACACTGCTGGCCCCCACGCTGATGGCGTTTGGCACGGCAGAGCAAAAGGCGCGTTTTTTGCCCGGCATTTTGGCGGGCACCGACTACTGGGCTCAGGGCTACTCCGAGCCCGGCGCGGGTTCAGACTTGGCGGCCATTCGCACCAAGGCCAACCGCGATCCGGCCACGGGCGAGTGGGTGATTCATGGCCAAAAGGTCTGGACATCGTGGGCACACGAGTCTGAATGGGTCTTTGTGCTGGCCCGCACCGAAGAAGCCAGCGTGCCTGTGGCCAGCGCCCGCCATGCCGGCATGGTGCTGCTGCTGGTGCCTATCAAGCAAGCGGGTGTGGAAGTGCGGCCGATTCGCCAGATCACCGGCACATCCGAGTTCAACGAAGTCTTCTTCGACGGTGCCCGCACCGATGGCGCTTTGCATCTGGGCCCCGTGGGCGATGGCTGGAAGGTGGCCATGTACTTGCTGGGCTGCGAGCGCGGAGCATCCACGCTGGGCCAGCAGGCGCATTTCCGCTATGAGCTGGATTTGATTATTGATCTGGCCAAGCGCAATGGCACGGCCCGCGATCCGCTGATTCGCCAGCGCATTGCCAAGGCAGATATGGGTCTGCAGACTCTGCGCGCCCATGCTCTGCGCTCGAGCAGTGAGGACACACCCTTCCGCGTGGCCTCGGTCTCCAAGTACGCATGGTCCAACTGGCACCGCGATCTGGGTGAGCTGGCCATGGATGTGCTGGGCGAGCAAGGTGAGCTGGAACTCAAGGAGCCAACCCTTGCTGCATTGCAGCAGCTGTGGCTGGTCAGCCGCGCGGACACGATCTACGCCGGCACCAATGAGATTCAGATGAACCTCATGGCTGAGCGCGCCCTAGGCATGCCCCGCTGA
- a CDS encoding CaiB/BaiF CoA-transferase family protein has product MRVIEFAAIGPAPFAGMMLADMGAEVILIERSADFAMASHYPRMAQNRGKKSVALDLKSEAGREAAWKLIESADALIEGFRPGVMERLGFSPEEVAKRAPSLVFGRVTGWGQTGPLAQAAGHDINYVALTGVMSTSMRPGQAPVLPPTIVGDMAGGAMFLLFGIQCAMFEAQKSGKGQVVDAAMIDGVAAMSGLMHQMRSAMGYWKDDPAQNHFLNTSPFYEVFECADGKHITLGAIEPQFYALQLQKLGLSDVDPKRQYQTTDWPEVKARVADIVRSKTQAQWCAELEGSDVCFAPVLTLAGAPSHPHNAERNLFIDLPVDGKTQRQPAPAPRLSRTPARQPVPGTKIGQDTDAVLSSMGYAAEDIAALRESKACA; this is encoded by the coding sequence ATGCGCGTCATTGAATTTGCCGCCATAGGGCCCGCCCCTTTCGCCGGGATGATGCTGGCCGACATGGGCGCCGAGGTCATACTCATCGAGCGCAGCGCCGACTTTGCAATGGCCTCGCACTACCCGCGCATGGCGCAAAACCGGGGCAAAAAGTCCGTCGCGCTCGACCTCAAATCAGAAGCCGGCCGCGAAGCGGCTTGGAAGCTGATTGAATCGGCTGATGCACTGATTGAAGGCTTCAGGCCCGGCGTGATGGAGCGACTGGGCTTCAGCCCCGAAGAAGTCGCAAAACGCGCCCCCAGCTTGGTCTTTGGCCGCGTCACCGGCTGGGGCCAGACCGGGCCGCTGGCGCAAGCGGCCGGGCATGACATTAACTACGTGGCGCTCACGGGTGTCATGTCCACGTCCATGCGCCCGGGCCAAGCCCCTGTGCTGCCGCCCACAATAGTGGGCGACATGGCGGGCGGCGCCATGTTTTTGCTGTTTGGCATTCAGTGCGCCATGTTTGAGGCCCAAAAATCCGGCAAAGGCCAAGTTGTGGATGCCGCCATGATCGACGGCGTCGCCGCCATGAGTGGCCTCATGCACCAGATGCGCAGCGCCATGGGCTACTGGAAGGATGACCCCGCGCAAAACCACTTCCTCAACACCTCACCTTTCTATGAAGTGTTTGAATGCGCAGACGGTAAGCACATCACCTTGGGTGCCATTGAGCCCCAGTTCTACGCCTTGCAACTGCAAAAGCTGGGCCTGAGCGATGTGGACCCCAAGCGCCAGTACCAAACCACCGACTGGCCAGAAGTCAAAGCCCGCGTGGCCGACATCGTGCGCAGCAAGACGCAGGCGCAGTGGTGCGCGGAGCTGGAAGGCAGCGACGTCTGCTTTGCTCCCGTGCTGACTCTGGCCGGCGCGCCCAGCCACCCGCATAACGCCGAGCGCAATTTATTCATAGATTTACCGGTAGACGGAAAAACCCAGCGCCAACCCGCACCCGCCCCGCGCTTATCGCGCACCCCTGCGCGCCAGCCGGTGCCCGGCACCAAAATTGGTCAAGACACCGATGCGGTACTGTCATCAATGGGTTATGCCGCAGAAGATATTGCGGCGCTGCGGGAGAGTAAGGCCTGCGCTTGA
- a CDS encoding acetyl-CoA C-acyltransferase, producing the protein MKDAVIVSTARTPIGKAYRGAFNDTEAPVLGGHVIRAALNKVGVAGEDVGDVILGIAAQQGTQGYNLGRLCGYTAGLPESVGGMVIDRMCASGLMSIATASKSIMTGELDIAVAGGLESISLVQNKYKNSHRAQSKAVLAADPTAYIQMIETAELVSQRYGISREVQDEYSLRSQQRVAAAQAKGLFDDEIVPLTTVKQLFDKEGNVTGTEEVTLTRDEGNRADTTLESLAKLKPVWKNGQWVPEGQFITAGNASQLSDGASACVVMSADEARARGLAPLGTYRGVAVAGCRTDEMGIGPVHAIPKLLKQHGLTVGDIGLWEINEAFACQVIYSRDQLGIPDDRLNVNGGAISIGHPFGMSGARLVGHALLEGRRRGVRFVVVSMCIGGGMGAAGLFELN; encoded by the coding sequence ATGAAAGACGCAGTCATCGTTTCGACGGCACGTACCCCCATTGGCAAGGCTTACCGCGGTGCATTCAATGACACCGAGGCTCCGGTGCTGGGTGGTCACGTCATTCGTGCGGCACTGAACAAGGTAGGTGTGGCCGGTGAGGATGTAGGTGATGTCATTTTGGGTATCGCTGCCCAGCAAGGCACACAGGGCTACAACCTGGGGCGTCTGTGCGGCTACACCGCGGGTCTGCCAGAGTCCGTGGGCGGCATGGTCATTGACCGCATGTGCGCATCGGGCCTGATGAGCATTGCCACGGCCTCCAAGAGCATCATGACCGGCGAGCTGGACATTGCCGTGGCTGGTGGCCTGGAGTCCATCTCTTTGGTGCAAAACAAGTACAAAAATTCGCACCGTGCACAGTCCAAGGCCGTGCTGGCTGCAGATCCCACTGCCTACATTCAGATGATTGAAACGGCTGAGCTGGTCAGCCAGCGCTACGGCATCAGCCGCGAAGTGCAGGATGAATACTCGCTGCGCAGCCAGCAGCGCGTGGCCGCCGCTCAGGCCAAGGGCCTGTTCGACGACGAAATCGTGCCTTTGACCACCGTCAAGCAGCTGTTTGATAAAGAAGGCAACGTCACCGGCACTGAAGAAGTGACGCTGACCCGTGACGAAGGCAACCGCGCTGACACCACGCTGGAAAGCCTGGCCAAACTCAAGCCTGTGTGGAAAAACGGCCAGTGGGTACCAGAAGGTCAGTTCATCACAGCTGGCAATGCATCGCAGCTGTCTGATGGTGCTAGTGCCTGTGTGGTGATGAGCGCTGATGAAGCCCGCGCCCGTGGTTTGGCTCCTCTGGGTACTTACCGCGGCGTGGCCGTGGCAGGCTGCCGTACCGATGAAATGGGTATCGGTCCTGTGCACGCTATCCCTAAGCTGCTTAAGCAGCATGGCCTCACGGTGGGTGATATTGGTCTGTGGGAAATCAACGAAGCATTTGCCTGCCAAGTGATCTACAGCCGCGATCAGCTGGGTATTCCAGATGACCGCCTGAATGTCAACGGCGGCGCAATCTCTATCGGTCACCCCTTTGGTATGTCGGGCGCGCGTTTGGTAGGCCACGCCCTGCTGGAAGGTCGTCGCCGTGGTGTTCGTTTTGTTGTAGTGAGCATGTGTATTGGCGGCGGCATGGGTGCTGCTGGTTTGTTTGAGCTGAATTGA
- a CDS encoding acyl-CoA dehydrogenase family protein, with translation MDLSLNEEQKMIAESAAVFLQEKSTTAQVRKVSETEGGLDRALWQEVVDMGWCSVALPEAAGGMGLGWRELVLLQEQMGYHLACVPFFDAVIAVTPLWKALSQTEQGLPVVERLAASGQICVLGMTVRGELPAGATVKVEGDQLLLNGQWSQVGSGSHADVFLLPATLPCGSLGLLEVSAKAQGLSVQALTTVDATRSSANVSAVNVSLTGAAVLMHGDALKKLWVQTRNLAAIGLAAEQVGVADRALNLAVDYTKERQQFGKAVSSFQGVKHRAAQILVKVETARSAVYAAAFIADTAGDATDLTYFAAQARTDAAEAALFSTRESIQLHGGVGFTWEFDPHLFFRRAQAASQRLGTVEQWREQVAARLLDESVTEAA, from the coding sequence ATGGATTTAAGTCTGAACGAAGAACAAAAAATGATCGCCGAAAGCGCGGCGGTGTTTTTGCAGGAAAAAAGCACCACGGCGCAGGTGCGCAAAGTCTCTGAAACAGAAGGCGGCTTAGACCGCGCTCTGTGGCAAGAGGTGGTGGACATGGGGTGGTGCAGCGTAGCGCTGCCCGAAGCCGCAGGCGGCATGGGCCTTGGCTGGCGCGAGCTGGTGCTGCTGCAAGAGCAGATGGGCTACCACCTGGCCTGCGTGCCGTTTTTTGATGCGGTCATTGCCGTGACTCCGCTGTGGAAGGCACTGAGCCAGACTGAGCAAGGCTTGCCAGTTGTGGAGCGTCTGGCCGCATCGGGCCAGATCTGCGTGCTGGGCATGACGGTGCGTGGCGAGCTGCCTGCTGGCGCGACAGTGAAGGTTGAAGGTGACCAACTGCTGCTCAACGGTCAGTGGAGCCAAGTCGGCTCGGGCTCGCACGCTGATGTGTTTTTGTTGCCCGCCACGCTGCCCTGCGGATCGCTGGGCTTGCTGGAAGTGTCCGCCAAGGCCCAAGGCCTGAGCGTGCAGGCACTGACAACGGTGGATGCCACACGCAGCAGCGCCAATGTGAGCGCAGTGAATGTGAGCCTGACTGGCGCTGCCGTGCTGATGCATGGCGATGCGCTCAAAAAGCTGTGGGTGCAGACCCGCAATCTGGCAGCTATCGGTTTGGCTGCTGAGCAGGTCGGCGTGGCTGACCGCGCGCTGAATCTGGCTGTGGACTACACCAAAGAGCGCCAGCAGTTTGGCAAGGCCGTGAGCAGCTTTCAGGGCGTCAAGCACCGCGCAGCGCAGATTCTGGTGAAGGTGGAGACAGCGCGCTCTGCAGTCTATGCTGCAGCTTTCATAGCTGATACCGCTGGTGATGCAACGGATCTGACCTATTTTGCAGCGCAAGCCCGCACAGATGCTGCAGAAGCCGCTCTCTTTTCTACGCGTGAAAGCATTCAGCTGCATGGCGGTGTGGGATTTACCTGGGAGTTTGATCCCCATCTGTTCTTCCGCCGTGCGCAGGCTGCCAGCCAGCGTCTGGGGACCGTGGAGCAGTGGCGCGAGCAAGTAGCAGCGCGTTTGTTGGACGAGAGCGTGACGGAGGCAGCATGA
- a CDS encoding acetyl-CoA C-acetyltransferase produces MDALIFDHVRTPRGKGKPDGALHEVTPVWLAAQPLLALRERNQLETSLVDDVLMGCVVPVGEQGGNIARMAVLQADYAQTVAGVQLNRYCGSGLEAVSFAAAKVMAGQADMTIGAGVEMMSRVPMGSDGGAWAQDPQVANKTYFVMQGISADLLASLRGHSRRDLDAYSAESHRRAAQAWAQGRFDKSVVPVKDFLGMTLLERDETIRPETSVESLSALKPAFTEMGQKYGYDSVALQRYPQVEQIQHHHHAGNSSGIVDGAAAVLIGTAEAGARQGMKPRARIRAFASIGSEPTLMLDGPSHAARKALARAQMQPSDIDLWELNEAFATVVLTMMEELNIPHDRMNVNGGAIAMGHPLGATGAMILGTVLDELERTGKRTALISLCVAAGMGSAMIIERV; encoded by the coding sequence ATGGATGCTTTGATCTTTGACCATGTCCGCACCCCTCGGGGCAAGGGCAAGCCTGACGGTGCTTTGCACGAGGTGACTCCGGTCTGGCTGGCAGCGCAGCCACTGCTGGCTTTGCGAGAGCGCAATCAGCTCGAGACCTCGTTGGTGGACGATGTGCTCATGGGCTGTGTGGTGCCGGTGGGCGAGCAGGGCGGCAACATTGCCCGTATGGCGGTGCTGCAGGCCGACTACGCCCAGACCGTGGCTGGCGTGCAGCTCAACCGCTATTGCGGATCGGGCCTGGAGGCAGTGAGCTTTGCCGCCGCCAAAGTGATGGCCGGTCAAGCCGATATGACCATTGGCGCGGGTGTGGAGATGATGTCCCGCGTGCCCATGGGCTCTGACGGCGGCGCCTGGGCGCAAGACCCGCAGGTCGCCAACAAGACCTATTTTGTGATGCAGGGCATCTCTGCCGATTTGCTGGCATCGCTGCGCGGCCACAGTCGCCGTGATCTGGATGCTTACTCGGCAGAAAGCCACCGCCGCGCGGCGCAGGCATGGGCGCAGGGGCGCTTTGACAAGTCTGTCGTTCCCGTCAAAGACTTTCTGGGCATGACGCTGCTGGAGCGCGATGAAACCATTCGCCCTGAAACCTCGGTCGAGTCGCTGAGCGCGCTCAAGCCGGCGTTCACCGAGATGGGCCAAAAATACGGCTACGACAGCGTGGCGCTGCAGCGCTATCCGCAGGTCGAACAGATTCAGCACCATCACCATGCAGGCAACAGCTCTGGCATTGTTGATGGCGCGGCTGCGGTGCTGATTGGTACGGCCGAAGCAGGGGCCAGGCAAGGCATGAAACCCCGCGCCCGCATTCGCGCTTTTGCCAGCATTGGCTCTGAGCCGACTTTGATGCTTGATGGCCCCAGCCACGCAGCCCGCAAGGCGCTGGCGCGTGCGCAGATGCAGCCATCGGATATTGATCTGTGGGAGCTCAATGAAGCGTTTGCCACCGTGGTGTTGACCATGATGGAAGAGCTAAATATTCCCCATGACCGCATGAACGTCAACGGCGGCGCGATTGCCATGGGTCACCCACTAGGGGCTACGGGTGCCATGATTTTAGGCACGGTGCTCGATGAGCTGGAGCGGACCGGAAAGCGCACGGCGCTGATCAGCCTGTGCGTGGCTGCGGGCATGGGCTCGGCAATGATTATCGAACGCGTGTGA
- a CDS encoding helix-turn-helix transcriptional regulator, protein MMDSAFAKMSFSAYSPSSMACVMKDVPIFDKPAPVRVAAEAPLVTTEQFSALISLLYEAAMDPEGWKAFLETLRLLLGGNYASLIVRPGSADDVGLIVSVAGDRRDLVPNSPKISMSPFRNMPTDRIVTVGDVMPESEWRASSYYNDWCKQMQVFHVMAADIVTKDSCVYGLRITRPEGSPAFTKQERAFGTMLLPHIKRALNLHLSVNQDRQVISLYSKATAQLMVGVVILDQNGLVLECNPAAASILDMQDGLKITGGVLEANYANDNRKMQRLIKDALMHTQVSRLSMTEGMSVSRQSGQLNWGVVVQSISPDEWTEGKQRPSVAVFVRDTGGKADPPLKLAQQLFQLTPAETSLAIQLANGLSLEEAAEALNIRRNTARAHLRSIFSKTGVRRQTELVRIFLNSVAWLGNK, encoded by the coding sequence ATGATGGACAGTGCTTTCGCCAAGATGAGTTTCTCCGCTTACTCGCCAAGCTCTATGGCTTGCGTGATGAAGGATGTGCCTATCTTCGATAAACCGGCTCCTGTGCGAGTGGCTGCTGAAGCTCCGCTGGTAACGACTGAGCAATTCAGCGCACTGATTAGCCTGCTATACGAGGCTGCAATGGATCCTGAAGGCTGGAAGGCTTTTCTGGAAACCTTGCGCCTGCTGTTAGGCGGCAATTACGCGTCTTTGATTGTGCGTCCAGGATCTGCGGACGATGTTGGGCTGATTGTTTCTGTGGCGGGTGACCGCCGCGATCTGGTTCCCAACAGTCCCAAGATCAGCATGAGCCCGTTTCGCAACATGCCTACCGATCGCATTGTGACGGTCGGTGATGTGATGCCCGAGTCAGAGTGGCGTGCCTCGTCGTACTACAACGACTGGTGCAAGCAGATGCAGGTCTTTCACGTGATGGCCGCAGACATCGTGACCAAGGACAGTTGTGTCTACGGTTTGCGTATTACGCGTCCTGAAGGATCTCCCGCTTTCACCAAGCAAGAGCGCGCCTTTGGCACCATGCTGCTGCCGCACATCAAGCGTGCGCTGAATCTGCACTTGTCGGTCAATCAAGATCGTCAAGTCATCTCGCTGTACAGCAAGGCCACGGCTCAGCTAATGGTGGGCGTGGTCATTCTCGACCAAAACGGTTTGGTGCTGGAGTGCAATCCTGCAGCAGCGAGCATTCTGGACATGCAGGACGGCCTGAAGATCACCGGCGGCGTGCTGGAAGCCAATTACGCCAACGACAACCGCAAGATGCAGCGCCTCATCAAAGATGCGCTCATGCATACCCAAGTCTCGCGTTTGTCGATGACGGAAGGCATGTCGGTCAGCCGCCAGTCCGGTCAGCTCAATTGGGGTGTGGTGGTGCAGAGCATCTCGCCCGATGAATGGACAGAAGGCAAGCAGCGCCCCAGCGTTGCCGTCTTTGTGCGTGACACCGGCGGCAAGGCTGATCCACCTTTGAAGCTCGCTCAGCAGTTGTTTCAGCTGACACCGGCTGAGACTTCGCTGGCGATTCAATTGGCCAATGGCCTGTCGCTGGAAGAAGCGGCAGAAGCACTGAACATTCGCCGCAACACGGCTCGTGCTCATCTGCGCTCTATCTTTTCCAAGACGGGCGTGCGTCGCCAGACAGAACTGGTGCGCATCTTCCTCAACAGCGTTGCTTGGCTGGGAAATAAGTAA